Within the Methanomassiliicoccales archaeon genome, the region GGGGTCATCACCCTAACCGATATAGACAACGATGGCAAGTTCGTCAGCGCCGCCAAGACCGGCAAATATGCGTTCGATGGAAAAACCGTTCTCATATACGCCTCGGACCTCGAGGGGCACGTCAGCTCCAGCATGATGACCCTGTCGGCGACGCAGTCCGTCAATAGCGGTAACACCACTACCAACTGGGGTCCTTTCTACAACTACTCCAGCTACTTCGTGAACGGAACCTATCCCCCGGACGCCAGCGGCGGGCAGAGCACCAGCAAGGGCACGACCTTCTATTACATCAGGAGGGCCTCGGACGACAACATCACCAACCTCTTCAAGGCCAAGGAGGCCTTCTACATCGAGGTGTACAGCAACCAGCTGCAGAACCTAGCCGTAGACAACTCCTTCTACATGTTCAGCCCCACCACCGGTGGGATTATCTCCCCGCAGACCAAACTAATTAACGCCTTCTCCTACGGTGGAATATTTGCGACGTTCCATCGTTATATCATCAACCTGACCGCACCGGAACAACTATTGACGTTCCCCATCCAGATAGTGCTGCGGGACAACACCGGCACGGTGGTAAACATAATCGACACCATCAAGGTCATTGGGGCCACCTATCCCATATTGAAGACCTATAAACTAAACACGACCACATCCATGCTGGAGCCGTGCACCAGCTTCCAGCATACCGACATTGTCTACCTAAAGATATTCACCAAGGATGTGGACCTGAACATCAGCAAGGTGATCATATACGACCTCCAGGTGGACGCCTACACCGGCAAGTACATCATCAAGCAGACCCCGGCTACGCCCACCACGTACTTCTCAGCCCCAGTACCCACCTTGGCGAGGAACGAACCGTTGTCGCAAATCTACAAGACGGACAAAGCATCGCTCAGTCCTACTCGAGTATATGACAACAACCTCAACAGCGTATATACCATCCAGATCAACCTGCTGAAGGCCAACCAGGCCTGGTGGCTGGCGGGCAGGAACTCCTATACGCTATACATACCGATATTCTCCGATTCCGGCAGCTACGGAACAGGTGAGACGTACTACAACATGAACCTCCAGTTCAATGTCACCGCGCCCAAGACCACCACGGATATCGTGGCCAGCATAGGCGCCGGGTCGTTCACCTGGAGTGCTTCTGGGGCAAGCTGGAATGACAATCAGCTGGCCTGGTTCAAGAACGGCGAGAAGTTCGACCAGTGGGAGCGCATCTCCATCGACGATGACACTTACGCCGGCCCAGTGGGCATGTGCCTGGTGGACGTGGACAATGACGGCTACCAGGACGTCGTGGTCGGATATCAGGACACTTCGGTGGCTCTGGCCTGGTATCGGAACAAGGATGTGGACGGTAGCCAGTGGTCCTCCTCACCATACCTCATCAGCAGCGCCTTCGATGCCTACCCTGGACTGCAGGCCGACATGACCTCCCACGGTGGCTGGGTGGCCACCTGGTACGGAAGCAGCGACACCGGAACGGCCAACGAGGATGTGACCGTCTGGTCAAGCGACCGCAGCAGCTTCATCTCTAGGTACAGCTCCAATTACTACTACAACCAAAACGAGATAGTGGGAGCGATCCAGAACGGCGACTTCAACGGAGATGGCAAGCAGGACCTAGTGGTGTCCTTCGTTCACTCGGTGGTCTTCACCTCGGCCAACTCGCCAGGCAGCGCTGACTACTCAGATTCCTACGGCATGTTCTTCAACCGTGGCGTTTACATTTTCTGGAACGATGGTAGCTGGACCCGGACCCAGCTGTCCGGAACGGCCACATACACCAACACTAACGCCAACCCGGCCGCAATGGACCTGGCCGTAGGCGATCTAAACCAAGATGGTGTGGACGACATCGTGGCGGTTTACGAGACCGGCGTGACCAAGATCTGGCTGAACCAGTGGTACAACGTCATAGGCTCCTCCAGCCAGCCAAAGGTGGATGCCTTCGGTGCCGCCTCCTTGGTCGCAGCTGCTAGCGTGCCCACAGTTGCCGGTACCAATCCCTGGGACCACACCCAAAGGTCGCCCTCCGTCACCATCGCCGACGTGGACCGCAATGGATACCCGGACATAATCAGAACGTCCACCTACATCTCAGGCGGTGTGAACGCGGTCACGGTCATCAGGACCATGCCCTCGACCCCGACGACCTACATGCAGTACCCCAACAAAGAATATACAGACGAAGCAAATGTCAGCGCCTACATCCAAGGGAGCCTTTCCAACCTGCAGCTAATAGACAGCAACTACCAGACGCTGACGGAGGTCTACAAGAACACCTCGGTCATGTTCGGGCTGCCCGATCAGAAGCAGACCTCCGGAACGTACATCGACAACACTGGTCAGAATATCAACAACCTGAAGTTCGATGATGGGACGACGACGACATACAACGTGGACATAGGACAGACCATGGCCATGAGGACCTTCGCCATCGACAGCACCTATTCCACCAAGCCAGTAACCCAGGTGATCCTAAAGGTGAAGTATTCTGCGACCGCCACCTACACAGGTACTAACTATCTGATGTACTCTGTGGACGGAACCAATTACTATGCGACGAGCATCCTACCAACCAGTTCATCATTGAACGTCAACACCACCTACAACCTATACCTGCAAGGTGTCGACACCTGGAGCGAGTTGACGAACCTAAGGGTGGCCTTCGTCAACAACGGCCAGGGCACTGTCCAGTTCGACTACATCCACCTGGAGGTCAAGTTCGCCCAGACGCGCTGGATGGAACAGGTGTTGGAGATACCCAACGTGCAAACCCAGATTCTGCATCAGTTGACCATGACGGCCAATATCAAGACGACGGGGGAGGCGTTCAACGTCTACTACTCCACTGACAACTTCATCTGGTACCCGGCCTTCATCTACAACAGTACCACCGAGACCACGTACTCGATCATGCTCCCAGACACCTCCAACGCAGTGTACTACATCAAGATCTCGGCCGTGGACTCGTCAACCAGCGACGTCACCAACAATTCCCTTATGATCAACTATATGGCAATGGTCCACACCTCACCAACGGTGTATTGGCCTACGGCCTCGGAATCCACGGTCAACTTCAACGTCGGAACCGGTGAGTACATCACCTGTTTGGAGGT harbors:
- a CDS encoding FG-GAP-like repeat-containing protein, with the translated sequence MARFDKQLRRCKRAVSDVIGNLLILAITVTLFSSIMYYVGTMPEPQDNTFADISYEISEVSGGARWIYLTHEGGQTLYNSSTNFYIYTDGTNLIYTNMSASVGDEWTAGEVWSYHLTGITEDTTVSIMIVDTDNNVIVWQTDLIGGMFSGSYAPIITVRGTTPSPIVDSSLFTFFVSVMDPNGDLNKSSVYIDGTAIGMGVITLTDIDNDGKFVSAAKTGKYAFDGKTVLIYASDLEGHVSSSMMTLSATQSVNSGNTTTNWGPFYNYSSYFVNGTYPPDASGGQSTSKGTTFYYIRRASDDNITNLFKAKEAFYIEVYSNQLQNLAVDNSFYMFSPTTGGIISPQTKLINAFSYGGIFATFHRYIINLTAPEQLLTFPIQIVLRDNTGTVVNIIDTIKVIGATYPILKTYKLNTTTSMLEPCTSFQHTDIVYLKIFTKDVDLNISKVIIYDLQVDAYTGKYIIKQTPATPTTYFSAPVPTLARNEPLSQIYKTDKASLSPTRVYDNNLNSVYTIQINLLKANQAWWLAGRNSYTLYIPIFSDSGSYGTGETYYNMNLQFNVTAPKTTTDIVASIGAGSFTWSASGASWNDNQLAWFKNGEKFDQWERISIDDDTYAGPVGMCLVDVDNDGYQDVVVGYQDTSVALAWYRNKDVDGSQWSSSPYLISSAFDAYPGLQADMTSHGGWVATWYGSSDTGTANEDVTVWSSDRSSFISRYSSNYYYNQNEIVGAIQNGDFNGDGKQDLVVSFVHSVVFTSANSPGSADYSDSYGMFFNRGVYIFWNDGSWTRTQLSGTATYTNTNANPAAMDLAVGDLNQDGVDDIVAVYETGVTKIWLNQWYNVIGSSSQPKVDAFGAASLVAAASVPTVAGTNPWDHTQRSPSVTIADVDRNGYPDIIRTSTYISGGVNAVTVIRTMPSTPTTYMQYPNKEYTDEANVSAYIQGSLSNLQLIDSNYQTLTEVYKNTSVMFGLPDQKQTSGTYIDNTGQNINNLKFDDGTTTTYNVDIGQTMAMRTFAIDSTYSTKPVTQVILKVKYSATATYTGTNYLMYSVDGTNYYATSILPTSSSLNVNTTYNLYLQGVDTWSELTNLRVAFVNNGQGTVQFDYIHLEVKFAQTRWMEQVLEIPNVQTQILHQLTMTANIKTTGEAFNVYYSTDNFIWYPAFIYNSTTETTYSIMLPDTSNAVYYIKISAVDSSTSDVTNNSLMINYMAMVHTSPTVYWPTASESTVNFNVGTGEYITCLEVGDVGSSATNHLPDQYPDIVVGTTRVGDGYTTQTIMIATGTGAAFDSVVSVDTSKMASNVGTNNAIYNAQAIALGDFNGDGYVDIAISIGFAPGRSGGTATSVWLYRNQPLEGGWQWEEQSLNMLATGESAINIQSGNVDLSILFPLFGMLGLVVVEGAMRKVDRRRKK